The genomic segment gacggggcggggggggcggtaGGGGTTGTAGGTGCTGTAGGGGACGGGGTATAGGGGCCATAGGGGGCCTATAGGGTATGGGGGATATAGGGGCTGCCGGGAACCTATAGGCGACCGGGGGGTGGTGGTCTAGGTGCTATAGGGGCTACCGAGGGCCTATAGGGGTTATCGGGGATGGGGTAGTATAGGGGATGGGGGGAACATGGGACTATAGGGAATGGGAGGTTATACGGGCTATAGGGGACGGGGGTATAGGGAATACAGGGGTATAGAGGCTACAGGGGACCAGGGTATAGGGGATACAGGGGACAGGGGCATGACAGGGGCTATAGGAGATGAAGGGAGATAGGAGActgtggggatgggggacagggaggCTATGTGGATGGGGCCTATAGCAGATGGGGACTAAAGGGGGCTATGAGGCatggggggggtgctggggggctatAGGGGATGGGCAGCATGGACGCTATAGAGGACAGGGCTAGGGGGGACTATAGGGGATGGGAGGCATAGGTGAGGGAGGTACAGGGCCTATAGGGAATGGGGGATAGAGGGGAAAGGGTACAGGGCACCATGAGGAGGATATAGGGTATGGGGGATATAGGGAATGGGGCTATGGGCGCTATAGGGGAGGCTGGTGTGGGTCCCTAAGGGACGTATAGTGGATGGGGGACACAGGGAGTTGTTGGGGCTATAGGGGATGGGGGGCTATATGGCAAGGGGGCTATGGGGGACTTGGCAAGGGCACATATGGGGGCTATAGGGGCATATAATGGATGGGGACGCACTGCGGTTTAAGGGAGTCACAGAGGGGGTATGGCAGTGCATGGGGACATACGGGGTGCATAAGGCGTGGCTATGCATGGTGATAGGGGGACGTATGGGAATGTATTGAGGTACATGGGGGTATGGAGAACTACAGGGGTGTATAGGGTGTGGGATGTATGGCGGGCATGGGGCcaagggggtgtgtgggggtgccTAGGGTTTACATACAGGTGCACAAGGTGTCTGGGGGTATATGGGGATGTATAGGAGTGCATAGGGCAACGCATGCAGGTGTATGACAATGCACAGAGGACTGCATAGGCGTATCTATAGGCGTGTAGAGGGGCATGGAGGCACTCTGCGGTCTGTATAGAGATGTATAGGGGATTGTATCAGGGTCCATAGGGGAGTGTAAAGCAGCGCATGGGGTGTAGTATAGGGGCACATGAGGTATGGGAGCATGTAGGGGTGCATATGGGCATCTATAGGCATGTGGAGAGATGCAGGGGCAGCTATAGGTGCGCATACGCACATCTCTATGTGCAGGTGTGTATATCTGGGAATACACGGGGCCACCTATAGGCCCTGTACATCTATAGGTGCCCATCCCGTCTATAGGTGGGGCACCTATAGGTGCCTGCAGTGTGACATGTGCAATCTGCATACATATAGGGGCTGCCCTTAAAGATGGGGAGGTGTAGTGCCTGTATAGCACTGCTATAGCAACTGGGGATGATGTTGCCATGGCAACACATCCCCCAGTGCTATGGGCTcacagggggagggggggttcgTTAATAAGCCCCCTCATTGATGAGCCCCCTTGTTAATGCTTcttccaccccccccagcaccaccaccgAGTCCCTGCTGAGACTGCCCTGCTCATGACTCCTGTGGCATCACTGGTAGGACCCAGCTGGGGGGGGCTCATTAATTAATTAGCGAGGGAAGGACTAATtaagagccccccccccccaaagctccgGTATGCGGGTGACACCGTGCCAGGCCACCTTGGCGGGGGCCATCAGCctcaacctcctcctcctctactgCGCCTGGAGGGGACCAGGAGGGTCTCCCCCCTCCTGCCGTCCCCCCCGCGGTGTCCCCGGCATCACTGTCCTTCTCCGGGACTTCGAGGACTTTGAGAACGACCTGGCAGGGACAGCCCGATCCTTCGCCTCTTTACCCGTCCCGGTGCTGGTGGCTGCTGAAACGGCACCGTATCCACCGGTACCATTACCGGCAGAGGTTGGCCTGTTACCGCTGCGTCCTGTGGCCGACCAGCCTCCGCCGTTGGCGCATCCTGAGCTCCACATCCGCACCCGCCACGTAGCTTTGGTCCCGGATGGCACCCGTGCTGTCCCTGGGTTGCTGGAACGTATGCGGGATGCACTGGAAGAAGGTGCTGGTGACACTCGGTTGGTGGCGGCACCGGTGGGATCAGTGCCATTGCGGTGCCTGGAGCTGAGGTTAGAACCGCGGGCATGGACGGCACGGTACAGCCCCAGCACACCAGGGGTTTGCCGGGCGGTAGAGGGAACGGCAGTGCTGCTGCTTCGCACCCGTGACCTCTtcgctctccccttccctttgGCGCGACCAGTGCCCACTGCACTCTTCATCCAGGCAGCGTtccggggctgggggctgcggttGATGCCAGCAGCATTCCCAACTGCTCGCCGACCTCCCATCTCCCCCCACGGCCGCTGGAAAGCTGAAAACCTGGCAGAAACCCGGCGACGCCGGTTGATGCACGACCTCGGCATCAAACGGGAAGTGCTGGCGGATGGGCGGGAGCGCTGGTACGGCTGTGGCAAGGAGACAGCGCGATGCTTTGGCACGGTGCATGCTCGTACCCCCCAGTACCTCCTTGCCGGGCGGTGGACCCCCCCATGCTGCCTACGGGCGCTGCGGGAAACCGCCCAGCACGTAGCCAGGATCCTGGAGGCCGCCGGCGTACGGTACTGGTTAGAGGGGGGGTCGTTACTGGGGGCTGCCCGCCTCGGGGACATCATCCCTTGGGATTACGATGTGGATTTGGGAATTTACCGGGAAGATGTGGGTAAATGCCGGTGGctggcggcggcagcagcaggggaGCCGGTGGAAGACACTGAGGGTTTCCTTtgggagaaggcagcagagggAGACTTTTACCGCGTCCACTACAGTCGGAGCAACCGGTTACACGTGGACCTGTGGCCCTTTTACCCCCGCGGGGGGCTGATGACCAAGGACACCTGGTTGGGGCACCCCCAGGACATGGAGTTCCCCGAAAGTTTCCTCCGTCCCCGGGTGCCGATGGCTTTTGCTGGTTTCACCGCCATGGCACCCAACAACGCCCGCGCCTTCCTCGAGCTGAAGTTTGGGCCAGGAGCCATCGAAAACCCCGAGTACCCCAACCCTGCCATCAAGCGCCTGGGGCAGGACTgagggggggggatgggacatGTCCCCATGGGGGTCCATCCCCTGCCTCATGACAATAAACCCTCCTGTGACACCCACAGGGCTCCTTTGCGCCAGTCTCACCCCTGGGTGACACCCATCGGGCACCCTAGGGAGTCTCTCTGCCACCCTGATTCATCCTGGGGTCCCTATGCCATCCTAGGGGGTCCCTCTGGGCTACCCCTCGGGACCCCCATCTACCCTGGGGGTTCCTCAGCCATCCTAGGGGTCCCCCCAGCCATCCTTAGACCCTGCCAAAGGGGCTCCCCAGCCACCCTGGGGGGTCTCTGTCACCCTACCTGTCCCCAGCCACCTTGGGGGTACCCTGAGCCACCCCCAGGGTCCCCACTTAGCCCCAGGAGTCCATCCATCCTGGTGTTCCCCCCAGCCATCCCTGGGGGCCCCTCTGCCACCCTACCTGTCCCCAGCCACCTTGGGGTACCCCAATAGCCCTTAGCCCCCCCCAAAGTCCCTTGGGCCAGCCCCTGGGGTCCCCATCCCTCCTACAGGTCCACTAGAGTCCCTGGCCACTCcccccagcagggacagggccATGGACAGAGGCAGAGGAAGCAggaaggggctggaggtggggggacAGTGACCCCCTGCCCCACACTGACCAGCTGTGGGGGGCCTGGCTgagcacccccacccccagtggggcaaaggagttggggggggaggcTTGTGGCCCCGCCCATTTTGTGCCAAAACAGACAGGTCTTCCCCCACTCCCAGACAGGCATGGGGGCTCTGGGAAATTGC from the Accipiter gentilis unplaced genomic scaffold, bAccGen1.1, whole genome shotgun sequence genome contains:
- the FKRP gene encoding ribitol 5-phosphate transferase FKRP — its product is MRVTPCQATLAGAISLNLLLLYCAWRGPGGSPPSCRPPRGVPGITVLLRDFEDFENDLAGTARSFASLPVPVLVAAETAPYPPVPLPAEVGLLPLRPVADQPPPLAHPELHIRTRHVALVPDGTRAVPGLLERMRDALEEGAGDTRLVAAPVGSVPLRCLELRLEPRAWTARYSPSTPGVCRAVEGTAVLLLRTRDLFALPFPLARPVPTALFIQAAFRGWGLRLMPAAFPTARRPPISPHGRWKAENLAETRRRRLMHDLGIKREVLADGRERWYGCGKETARCFGTVHARTPQYLLAGRWTPPCCLRALRETAQHVARILEAAGVRYWLEGGSLLGAARLGDIIPWDYDVDLGIYREDVGKCRWLAAAAAGEPVEDTEGFLWEKAAEGDFYRVHYSRSNRLHVDLWPFYPRGGLMTKDTWLGHPQDMEFPESFLRPRVPMAFAGFTAMAPNNARAFLELKFGPGAIENPEYPNPAIKRLGQD